The genomic window GCgtgagctgccgccgccaccgcccctctctctcctttcttgAACCACCCGGGGGGGCACTGCGCTTCACCGCCTCCTTTCCTTCACTCTCGaactcttcttctgcgctcgATTGCCAGTCTTCCTCCCGTTCGTCCGCCTCTTCCACATCTTCGTCGGTCCCTGCATGCACTTCCACGTCGTCCGCCCtggtctccgccgcgtcctgcACGTCTTCCTCGGCCTCGGTCTCTTCGCCCCAGCGCTCTttctccccccccgcgcgccgccctcacCCTTCGCCGTCTGTACAGGGATGGGCTCGAACGCGCGGGACGCGGCCCTCTCGTGCCAAGTCTCTTCCGTAGCCCCTCCTCCACTGGTCGCATTCAAATCGTCGACCTCGGGTTCCCCATCGTCCTCAGCTTCTGGCTCTTCTGCATCTTCATCTTCTGGCTCCTCTGCATCTTCGGCTTCTGACTCCGCTATATCTTCAGCCACTTCTTCACCGACCGAGTCTTCTCCGGGGAGGGCTTCCGCTCGGTGCAAGtgaggcgcgagagcctTTGACTTTGGGggcctctgcttcgctgccAGCGGCCCGAGTTGCTTCACCGGCTTCGCCTGGATTTTCTGCGAAATCTGTGGAGGTCGGAGTACCActcccgcgggcgacgacgcagcgggaAGTCTGACCTTGCTCTCTTTCTTTGAAAGAATCAGCGTTTCCGGTCCCGCGTCTTCCCTCTTCTCAAGGCGCCTCTTCAGGACTGGAAACGGCAGTTTCTTCGCATCCAGGactttcctctgcgccggggCCTCGGCAGCCGCTGGGCCTTCGGCCTCGGGGTGCGGGGCGAGtccgtcttcgctctccggcgctgccttcgctcccGCAGCAGGAGGTCGCTGGAAAgtcttcgcctctggcgcctcctTCTTGCGCAGAACCGGCACCTCAGGCAACCAAATCACCTTTGAGGGAGTCTTTTTCGCGTCCGCTTTTCCTTCATCCAGAGGCTTcacacgcggaggcagaggaaacgGGCTGCCCCCCTTCTGCATGCTCCTCTCCAGCACCTTTCCGGACCCCTGGAGCGGCGGAACAGGAAAAAGTTTCTGCATCGGCGggttcttcttcctgctcgccttctgaggcagcggcgccggcgcaggcagcttTCTGGCTGGGAGAGGGCTGGGCTTCTTCAGCGTGGCCTCTCCCTCTACAGGCGGTCCCGCCttgctcttcgccgcaggcgggagCGCGAAGGGACGTCCCTTTTTCTTCGGCGAATGGAGTTTTGAATCCTCCTCAtgctcctctgcctcgccttcctctgtctcgccctcctctggcACAGGACGCGAAGGCAAGGGGGGCGGAAACGAGGCCTCCGGCTCTTCCACCCTCTCGCCCTCAGGTGCGTCGGCCTCGGGGGTCGCTGACTCAGAAGCCGGGGCGGGGCTTTCAAGGCCGCCCGCGGGGACTTTCTTCGCAAGCACGGGGACCGGCCGTTTGACTGATTTCGTGAAGAACGCAGGCATTTGGAACTTCTTCCTCGGAGGCAGCACTGCAGGCTTCGGGGCCTTCGGGGCTTCTTTCGCGGCCTTGGCTtgaggctgcagctgcgagaggagcgccgccatctcggcgtcgaggtcgcgcgcAAACATCGCATCGTCGTCGGCCTCCCCCgtggcgtcgtcctcctcctccgcagagTCTTCGCCCTCAAAGATCGAGCTCGTCGGTGACACGAgggacgaggcaggcgacacctcttcgccgtccaccccccccgccgccccgccaAAAGCCGGGTCGTCAGTGTCCATGACTGCGAGCGCGTTCAactgcgccgctgcacggCACGCAGTGAAGAAGCAGACAAGTGAAACGCGTGTCCTTTGTTATGTCTttccccgccgcgcgagaccgAAAGAAGAGCCAGAGAACCCGCTAAGCCGGCGAGCGTGGAGTTCTCCCGCAGGAGAGAactcagcagcagctggacACGGATTTtaagagacgcggagagaaaagaaaaggaaATGACGaaagcagcggcagacgcggagagcggcagtGCGTTTTCGCAGAAACTGCCAAAGAAGCGCAAGGTGTCGTGAAACACGAAGCGTGCTCCAATCCCGAGGCTGCGGTGACCATTCAAGGCACAGTAAAGACAGCAAAAACGACGGAGAGTGGAAGAGAGGCAGCAACTCCTTCATTCAGCCAAGCATTAACTCTCAGTGAGAATTTCTGCTCAGCGGCCGGAGGAGAACATGACAGCGCCAGACACACGCCGCAGCAAGGGCAGGCAACGAGGAGGCAACGATCTCCAGCTGACGTCCTTCGCAAGGAAAAGGGAACCGTGCATGGCGACGTGAACCGTGCAGTGGCAAACAGGATCGtggagaaaaggagaagaggaagggaggcagaagggggaggaggagaaaacaAGCGGGAAACGGCGAAGGAAACTGCAGACAAGCGTCGCGGGCTGCGAGCGACCCCTacaccgcggaggcgaaggcacagaggaggaggatgaatcagaagacgacgaagagatGAGCTCAGGCATATCCGCGGTAAAGAAATTCGTTGGGAAAGTCAGACATGGAGTGAAAAAAATTCAGGACCGAAGAGTAAAGAAGCACGCGGACCTGCTAGATCTGACTGCAACGGCGCGGAAAGTTTCTTGCTTGGGCTTCGATGCTAGTCAGGACCATGGCCTAAAGGGACAGTGAGTCTCGTTTGTAGAAGGGGTGGAAAAGGGAAATTTTTCGCAGAAAACAGGTGCAGAGACACtaaggcgaagagaggaaccTTTCTGGCAGTCATTGACGCTCcgtgagcagcggcgcgcgtccaGCGTGCTAGTCGTCGCTCGATGTCTTTTCGTTCTCTCTGGCGTCACTGCAGCGGGGGTACCATTTCGCAGCCGCTTTCACTTGGTTTTTTCCAATCAGCATTTGTTGAGGAGCGAGCTTGGTTCAGCATATCCACACTGGATGAGTACGGATGGATGTATTTTCATTCGTCGGTAACACcgaagcgagcgcgagacgtGCGCGTTATAACGTCTAGGGACGGCGTTTGCGTTCTGCGGCCATGCGAATCCCACTTTCGATCGCACCCTGTGTCCGTTACTCGACCGCTCCTGTGGGCTAGTTGATGCCAGGATCAATTATAGCCATCTGTGCAAGTACGTTGAGACTATCAGTCgtatattttagacgctaacttcccggctaaacatcccttcgttttgaaacacacttcccttctcgccgttagcatgatctcaaagtaccagaaaCCAAGggatctatatagtataacgggacattagaccgaacctgcgatagataaatatatcttcGATtattgtatattagcggctaaatgtcaatcaaacatgcgaattccaggttttccatgaatctatttggaagaagagacttGATAGTgctaccgtaagtacataatataaAGTCCCAGCAACAGCGGTTAAACTATtgaagagtcgagtattatccatgcataccgGGCctaaaaagcgttcatccaggtcacaggtgccaggccaacaagaatccgatccgtgtattccgtatAGACTAACATCAAggaggcgactaccaaagtaAATGTCATGAGATCCGTACAGCTTGTTTACAAATGTTGGTTCTTCAAATATACTCTGAACACCACTATATTTAATGCACTcaacatgatggtcatgaaaaaCACAAGAGAAtttggatccggtaaacaaagatCGTCAAGctctaaaccagtagtccaacttgtagtatatactccctGAAAACAGTTAGTTTATATAAACCTAGGGATCCCATTTTAGCAAGTGTAACAcggagtctagcttcagttgttatctgattggttTTGCATGCCATGAatacgtaaggaaaaggaaaggttaactgctatttaaacacaacagttatcgtagctgtagatgaatgctaaatccagagtatctctcctaagacactgcgTAACATATGAATGTTCCCTCCGCCGTccgttgactgtgtttaccacgggggattagaacagaataccaagttctttgcctggaggtttgtcacgttccgtacagttgtaggaGAAGGTATGTTAGGGTgttagactagcgttggagcacattgtttcattcgatagtccacgctcactcttaccatacatagcacttttatgatcccaggctggtttaataaaTCAGTtcagccgggaagttagcgtctaaaatatataactGATAGTCTCATCTTAGATGCACGGATGGgcataattaatccttgtacggtttgtgcctacttgactcctcagtttaagttaaggagtcctttgtttacagcttgtaccgttactttcaggagcgtCTACTGGAAttaatacagggttgaactgttgtgtaaagatcattgtgttatggttctatcgCAAACCACTGAGATTACaaagttatggttttgggctcgtgagtgtctctcaataactagctgagtgcttgtacgatacttatatcaatgcagtaccaattacGGCTCTGCGGCTCTCCCCCCATTCGCTTTCATGAAAACTCTCTTCAAGATACCGCGTCGTGCCGCTCGTCCGgtgctcgcccgcgcctcctgcgttttctctctcaaTGCTGCAATCTCGGTTGTCCTCCTCTCCCAGCCTTCCTCTTGAGACCTTTCCGCGCTCTTGCCGGCGTTTCCTGAGCCCGGCctttctgcggcggctggaACGACGAGGGACTGGTGAACGATGAAAGCTACTCTTTGTTAGAGttcgacgccgacggcgacacACCCTTCTcgcacgaagacgaagacgacgacagcGCCTCTGACGACTTCTTCAAAAGCGAACTTCAATCGCGTCAGGATAGGTCGGTGCTGTCGGCTGGATAGGAAGCTGCCaagccgcagaagaagccctcgaaggagcgcgcggagcggtGGCGACGCCCCGCGAAGAAtgaagcgaagagaaaggccTTGCGCTCAGCCAGCGGCGAAGACAAGGCTGAGCCGCAAAGGCAATAAGAGAAAGGCGGTCTTGGGCGAggacaagaagaagaagcgcagaaaAGGAGAGCGTAAGAAGACGGCACGCGAGGTGTCACCGTCGTCCATTGACGAGAGCGGCGTGTCGGGCGATCTCATGGCACCGCCAGTGCCAAAGAAGGATCGCAAAAAGGAGGACAAGAAGAGAAAATTCCGAGGCAAGAAGATGCGCTCGacaggcgtcgcctcccccgTTCCAACGCGCAGGGTCCgcaagcggagagagcgacgacgtgGCGTCATTGGGCCACAGAGACTCTGACGAGGAGGCTGTTAGTGCCGTTGCCGCGGACAAATGGCGCACGACTGAAACTGAGTGAGGCCTTCGCTGAAGGAACTGGCGAGCAGAGAAATGCGCGGACCAACCATCACCGACCTGTGAAGAAGGGCAAGGaggggaagacgaagcgATCCAAGGGTACgtccgaggaggacgagcgcCTGACTCggatgcagacgctgcgtctagcggagaggaggaagggtATGCGGATTGAAGTGACTCTTCTTCGGCACGGCCTCAGGGGTCTGAGCGACAAGGTGACAGACGACTCCTGCGCGAACGAGagcggcctctcgctgcgcggcagcctgGGTCGCTCGCAGTTCTTCCgcaggggggaggaggctcCACCGAgtcgaaggagaagagaaatCGACGAGAAGGCCTGGAACGGCGAGGTGGAAGCCTGAGAAAGAGAGCGCTTCGGGGCCGCGACGCCAGCATTCTGCAAGGTTCCACGTGGCGTGGCTCGAAGCTCAATGTTGTGAATTCCATCTGCCTCGACAAGCAAGGACTAGTTCAGGGGGCCCCATCGAcgggggcggggaggggggagggctgaagaggcggaggacgaacGTGTGGAGGCTCGTTTGCTCGTTGTAGTTCCCCCTGGAGACATGATTTGCCATGCTTCCTCACGGCGTAGGTGCGCCGCTCATGTGTTGCAGGCGTGCCCGTTGGGTCGGCGAAGGTTTCCTCCTTGCTCTGATGACGTTCTTACAAGTCTCGAAACCATGTTTGTGCACAGCTTTGGTTGTCGTCTGCATAGATGCGGCGCTGTTGCGGTTTCTGCCGGAGCGTGGCGACCGTGTGACTTCTCCCACGCCACAGAAAGAGGCCGATCTGGATGCGAAAATTGGGAACCTctgggcgcggaggcgcgcaaaTCCGGCGCCTGGATGGGGCGGCGTATCTACGCAGTGTTTTCGGTGACCTCCGAGAGGtgcgcgagtctgcgcggTGTTCCTTCTTACAGATCTCTCTGTCGTCCAGCCTCGCTATTTTGTGGCGGGCTGCTTTCTTTTAAAGGTGGACAGCGCATAGAATACTGTTCCTGCATGCCCAGCCCATGAAGCGGAAAGcactctcgcgctcgcgttgCAATTGCGCTGGTGAACGTCTTTCTCTGCAAGTTGAGAACATATCTGCTCGTCTTGCCCTCTGTTTCGACGTATGTAGGCAAAAGGTGCTGTGCTGAATTTGTGTGGAACTACTTCCTCCATGTTTTTCTTCGTTCGGGTCCCTAGAGCGCAGCGCTCTGCGGTCGCAGCGACGTCCCAGCTCGCGAGCCTTGCTTGCTCGTCTCCAGCAGCGGCCTCTCAGGAGGTGTGTTCACCCATTCTCTTTCGTGTGCCGCTGCCAGCCGACACGAGTCCCATATAGGGCGGGGCTTCTGGgggacacacacacacgcacacgcggcgAAATCGCGAAACCTCCTGAAGCCTACGCAGACGCACAGAGGCATCTACAGTCTTTGATCGTCGATGAGCGGTTTGTTGCAGAGTGCACCGAAAGTGTCACACGGCGGTTGGGGTCATCGGAGTCCCACGACCCGCAGACTGCGGCAGCGATTCAGACTCTGTCTGCGCAGAATGTGCACGCGGTGTCTGCAAAGCCCGCTCTCAATAGAATGCTCAGGACACACACACTGCGAGACACACGTTTTTAGTCGCTTTCAGAGTCTGCGAAGGGGGTCGCCTGGAGACGCTGAAGCGTCAAGCGGCCGCGGGGCCACACAGTCTGCCCAGAATCTGCCGtctgagcggcggcggctgtccCGCGAACGTAAGACTGTCCGCCAGTCAGAAGCCCCTCTCAgcacgacgcagagagcgagctCTCCCCTTCTGCCAACTTTCAGTCACGTCTGGGGCGCTGGACCGCGTTCCGACCCGTCTGCGGGATTCTGAGTGAGCGGGCGCGGTCGCTCCGAGGGCTCGCAGGCACAGATATCTGAAAGtctgcacgcagacgcgtgtGCAGCAGAGTAGTAGAGAGCCGTCGCCTGTctgccgcgtgcgtcgctgATGCGCAGAGAAGCCACGGGAGTAAGACGTTTTtcgcgcgagtctgcgccggcgcattCCGCGCGACGGACGCGGTTTTAACAAGCTGAGGAATAAAGGTCTGATTCGGGAAGCGAGAGGCACAGGTAGGCACGCGATGTCACGTGGACTGCTGGAGATAACAAAAGTTTTTGGCTACGAGAGGTAGGCAAgggcaggaggaggacgggAAACGGATGGGTTGTAAAATGTCACGACGCACGGGCTCTACCGGAGAAAAACACGAGACTCGCTACAAAGGCGTCCCTCCAACATCCGCACACAAACCGGGTCACACGAGACAGAAAAGAGTTGGAACAGTTTTCACGCGTCCCACAAGGGTCTCTGCCAAGATAGGTGTCAAGAAAATAGGAACGATTTCTGGTTTTCTTTCGAGAACAAAAATATTTCCACTTGAGATCCCCACGCAACAGTCCCGAACCCGCCGCCGATTCTCCGCCAACAAAACTGTGTGAGAAGCAAGCATCCACCGgcaagcgagagaaagacacGGGACCATCGTGGACTCACTCTCGCCCggcctttctctttctccgcttCCAGTGCTCCGCTCGTTGCCTCTTCATGCCTGTACATCCTCCCTTCCTTTACTCTGAGGGAGACGCCACGCCGTAACTCCGAAGCAGGCCTCAACCTGCGCGCCCCTTCTCCCCAGAAAagctcgctgtctgcggaCACAGCTGGGCTCCGGGGATATCGGTTTCCACCCGATGAACTCTCGCGTCCTTAtccgtctttcttctttggAAAGATTGATGGAAGAAGCCACGCCCAGAACGTCGGGGAGTCGAGAACGGTCTGCACATGCGTTTTCACTTCACGACTCCCACGACGACTGCCTTCCCCACTTGTTTCGCACAAGACGCCTCCACTATATGTACAGTTGATTCGCCATTCATGCACACTGAGACATATAAAAAGGGGTCggtcgcagacgccgcagcggcggagacaagaCGAGCTTCGGGTCGGGGCGGCAGACAGGCCACCTCCGACACGACGGAGGCTCGGGCGAGCGAATCACGGTGCGTGGCGACCCCGGGGTGAGCTGGGCTGCCCTGCCCAAGGCTCATAAAAGGGCACTGCAGAAATGGCGCTCAAGAAAAGACGCGCAGACAAAGTGATAAAAAGGAGAACGCTGCGTTACAAAAGAATGATCCGCCCGACAACCATGAGCGGCTGCCACGGTGGAGGGCGTGGGAGGGGCGGTCGCTCATCGAGGCGCAGCCCCATAATGGGAGAGACCTCGCCTGTGTGGTCTTCTCAGGGCGCCTTCGGCCCCCCGATCGGCCTCTCCGCCAGGGGGCTTGCCTCGAGTCCCCGCATGCGTCACCCCCGCCTCAAgcctcagcagcagcagaccgAGCAGTGGCTTCCTTCGCGTCTGATAGACCCTCACACTCGGATCCGTGGGCTTTCTGCGGCCCTGCGGACCTGGCGGACGCGCCCTGCCTGCCTTTCCTCGCGGGCCTGTCCCTCTGTTGCCTGCTCGCGGGTCTCTCGCGAGTGCCTGTCTTGAcggcgcgcttcttcgtcttctctttccACCTCTGCACAGCCTTCAGGTAGCGAGcccgctccttctccgccgtctgctcccagcgcttcttctgctcaGGCTTCATCGTACCCCACTCGCGCGCGATCTCCCGCGTGAGCGCTGCGCTCAAACTCATCAGGCTCCTGGAGCCACCCTtcgtggctgccgcgcccgtcgccctcgccctgtCGTCTCCTGCCCGACTCGACACACCTCCAGCCGAAGACGGGaccgaagacgaggcagccCGCGGCCGTGAACTGCCTTCTGCCGAAGCAGCCCCGCCGGAGCtcttcgcgtcgtcctcggccTCCCCTGTCCGTCTCCGTTTGCGAGCCGACTTCGCAcccgacgaaggcgccggcggctcgctcggcgcggcagaggcgtcgcccgcggacgCCCTGGACGTGGGGCCTGCAGACTGTCGGCGTTTCCGCTCCCCCccgacggcgggcgcgtctgcgcctctcccagCTTGAAAGTCAGTGCGTTGATTCTTTTGCTCAGCTGCAAACGCTTGAggtctcgccgcgtcgctttccTCGGCTTCCCCtgagcagaggccgcgggccttcatcagctctctgcggcgtgaAATCGAGAAGAGGAGGTAGGCTGAGCACGGGCGCTTGACTGGGCAtctgcgcttctccgcctccttcttctgtctcttcttccgctcggcttct from Besnoitia besnoiti strain Bb-Ger1 chromosome XIII, whole genome shotgun sequence includes these protein-coding regions:
- a CDS encoding hypothetical protein (encoded by transcript BESB_031180) — encoded protein: MDTDDPAFGGAAGGVDGEEVSPASSLVSPTSSIFEGEDSAEEEDDATGEADDDAMFARDLDAEMAALLSQLQPQAKAAKEAPKAPKPAVLPPRKKFQMPAFFTKSVKRPVPVLAKKVPAGGLESPAPASESATPEADAPEGERVEEPEASFPPPLPSRPVPEEGETEEGEAEEHEEDSKLHSPKKKGRPFALPPAAKSKAGPPVEGEATLKKPSPLPARKLPAPAPLPQKASRKKNPPMQKLFPVPPLQGSGKVLERSMQKGGSPFPLPPRVKPLDEGKADAKKTPSKVIWLPEVPVLRKKEAPEAKTFQRPPAAGAKAAPESEDGLAPHPEAEGPAAAEAPAQRKVLDAKKLPFPVLKRRLEKREDAGPETLILSKKESKVRLPAASSPAGVVLRPPQISQKIQAKPVKQLGPLAAKQRPPKSKALAPHLHRAEALPGEDSVGEEVAEDIAESEAEDAEEPEDEDAEEPEAEDDGEPEVDDLNATSGGGATEETWHERAASRAFEPIPVQTAKAHAKVAFEEDEDVREIGHGELEGDILIEEILQEEIGAHSDSDLDPLDHRWGMFPSDARWALQHQQPRYQYTQLLYPPGGPTYVPCSPHGIFAGVAAPPYRTLYRRPKNYVVGVTYTRRHQLPTVSRLLKTPAPEFLRKRPNPREKPIASPQDLVVDGALHFEVDLLKKRVGRRKPRSGEDAAPPQPGGHARAAHTRQAGAHGALW
- a CDS encoding hypothetical protein (encoded by transcript BESB_031190); protein product: MKRRERPCAQPAAKTRLSRKGNKRKAVLGEDKKKKRRKGERKKTAREVSPSSIDESGVSGDLMAPPVPKKDRKKEDKKRKFRGKKMRSTGVASPVPTRRVRKRRERRRGVIGPQRL